In one window of Oryza sativa Japonica Group chromosome 9, ASM3414082v1 DNA:
- the LOC4347424 gene encoding serine/threonine-protein kinase UCN, which yields MQQQQQPRMADIDLDAVRAVRVLGRGAMGTVFLVAAAADDAAGGGACYYALKVFDKRSVVASAARQGDAARRARWEVSVLSGLAHPHLPSLLGRAETGDLVAWAVPYCHGGDLNELRHAQPDRVFSPAAIRFYVAELVSALAELHAAGIAYRDLKPENVLLRADGHVTLTDFDLSRLLPPVSPSASTSTSSSSCSATSSPPPQLQGHGRSQLRRIFARSESSVAATTSTSSPGQYTHNLAWFLKRSDGGGGAADHLKKAKSARVSPVSRGKKQASFCSAASASGGAAAACERSFSFVGTEEYVAPEVVRGEGHEFAVDWWALGVLVYEMAYGRTPFRGRSRKETFRNVLLREPEFSADSRRRWPELTDLIARLLDKEPTKRLGFAGGADEVRAHPFFAGVAWDLLGELSRPPYIPPPADDIAACEGFSVVEYFNKLHEPSPEPEEEELTEFLPEF from the coding sequence atgcagcagcagcagcagccgcgcaTGGCGGACATTGACCTCGACGCCGTGCGCGCCGTCCGCGTGCTCGGCCGCGGCGCCATGGGCACCGTGTtcctcgtcgccgcggcggcggacgacgccgccggcggcggggcgtgCTACTACGCGCTCAAGGTCTTCGACAAGAGGTCCGTCgtcgcgtcggcggcgaggcagggggacgcggcgcggcgggcgaggtGGGAGGTGTCGGTGCTGTCCGGGCTCGCGCACCCGCACCTCCCGTCGCTGCTCGGGCGCGCCGAGACGGGCGACCTCGTGGCGTGGGCCGTGCCGTACTGCCATGGCGGGGACCTCAACGAGCTCCGCCACGCGCAGCCCGACCGCGTCTTCTCCCCCGCGGCCATCAGGTTCTACGTCGCCGAGCTCGTCTCCGCGCTCGCCGAGCTCCACGCCGCCGGGATTGCGTACCGCGACCTCAAGCCCGAGAacgtcctcctccgcgccgacgGCCACGTCACGCTGACCGACTTCGACCTCTCCCGGCTGCTCCCGCCCGTCTCCCCCTCCGCGtccacctccacctcgtcgtcgtcgtgctcggccacgtcgtcgccgccgccgcagctgcagGGACATGGCCGGAGCCAGCTGAGGCGAATCTTCGCGAGAAGTGAGTCGTCGGTGGCCGCGACGACATCGACGTCGTCGCCCGGGCAGTACACCCACAACCTGGCCTGGTTCCTCAAgagaagcgacggcggcggcggcgccgccgaccaccTCAAGAAGGCGAAGTCGGCGAGGGTGTCGCCGGTAAGCCGCGGCAAGAAGCAGGCGAGCTTCTGCTCGGCCGcgagcgcgagcggcggcgccgccgccgcgtgcgagAGGTCATTCTCGTTCGTGGGCACGGAGGAGTACGTGGCGCCGGAGGTGGTGCGGGGCGAGGGGCACGAGTTCGCCGTCGACTGGTGGGCGCTCGGCGTGCTCGTCTACGAGATGGCGTACGGGAGGACGCCGTTCCGGGGGCGGAGCCGGAAGGAGACGTTCCGCAACGTGCTCCTCCGGGAGCCGGAGTTCTCCGCCGactcgcggcggcggtggccggagctcACCGACCTCATCGCGAGGCTGCTCGACAAGGAGCCCACGAAGAGGCTCggcttcgccggcggcgccgacgaggtccgTGCCCACCCGTTCTTCGCCGGAGTCGCGTGGGACTTGCTCGGCGAGCTCTCCCGGCCGCCGTacatcccgccgccggccgacgacATTGCCGCGTGCGAGGGGTTCAGCGTGGTAGAGTATTTCAACAAGCTTCACGAGCcttcgccggagccggaggaggaggagttgacGGAGTTCTTGCCGGAGTTCTGA